TGGGGGCAGGTTGAGGTATTTTAGGGAATATGTGGAAGGAGTTCCGTTTTAGTAATCTTAGAATATTGCCCTAAAGTTTATTCAATCATTTTTAGGATTTCGGAAGGGGATGGTCTCAAATAAGGATCATGAGCTAAGCACATTTCAATAAATTGTCCAAATGGTTCAGGAAATGCATCAAAATCAGGCCCTTTAATGTTTCCGGTTACAATATTGTTTTTGATCTCGCCAATGCTTGAGGTTCTCCGGTCACCAAATGGGTACTGTTTGGTGAATAGGATATAAAGCATGACACCAAGTGCCCATATATCCATTTTTGAGGATACTTTTTGGGTAAGATAAACTTCAGGGGCGAGGATTTCGGGTGTATAAAATCCCCCGTTCAATTCGATTCCGGAAGATTCCTTTTTTAAGGTCAATAAATCTCCGATTTTAAAGTCAATGCTTTCATTTTCTTTGTGCATCAGGATATTGGAGAGCTTTAAGTCGGAGTGCACGAGGTTTAATGAATGCAGGTAAGCCAGGCCTGATAGGGTTTGAGAAATAAGTTTATCCAAAAGTTCAAGGGATATTTTGTGCTTTTCTATGAAGTCATTGAGAGACCCCAGGTTGCACCAAGGAGATTGCAGGTAAGGGTTTCCAACTTCTGGATTAAGGTGGATGGAGATTACCGGGTTGATGTTTGGATGGTTAAAATTTGATATTATCCCAACAATATTCTTATTAATAGCTTTCAATTGGTCATTGGAAATAAGTTTTTTTACAATTTTTTTCATTTTATTACTAAGAAAGTTTGCGTTTTCAAGATCTTTTTTTTTTTTTTTGAAAGACAACTAAAAAACAAATATTATGAAAACAACAACATTCAGATTTCCGAAAACAGTAATGGCGATTGCGGGAGCAGCGGCAATGGTTGTCACGACAGGATTCATTTCATCAGAAGCCACGGAGGTGGTAGAAGAAGCCGAAGAGCTTTTTGTAGAAATGGAGGAAGAAGCTTCTTTAGGGACTACGTATAGAAAAAATACTTGTGAGGGAAGGGGCGGAAATTGTCTTCCTACATTCTGTTGCGTAGAAGTAAAAGAATGATAAGTAAATGAAAGGCACAGTCACCCAAAGCACATCAGTTTTTGGGTGTTTGTTGCCTTTTTTCTTAAAAAAGAATCCTCAAAAATCAGAAAAACATGAAAGGTGTATTGGTTTATGCTTTAGTATTAATCCCTCTGGTGGCATGTAATCCGAGTCCGGGGGGCGTCAGTTCAGAAGGTTTCCAGTTAAAAGATGGCTATGAAATAAATCTTGACAGCTATACGTCTCCGGTAGAGGAGTTTTTCCAGTATGTTACTGACTGGAAAGGCAGGGAGATGATAGCGTTTCATGTCAGGAAAGCTAATACCATAAAATTATATGATCTTAAAACGGGGGATCTGGCGGAGGAATTGAAGTACAGTGAAAATGGTCCAAACGCCCTTCCCAATATTTATGATTTTCATATTCATGACCAAGATCATATTTTTTTAAACAAAAGGTATCATTATACACTATACCTTGTTGACTCAGATTTTAACATTAAAAACGAATTTTATTTTTTAGAAGATGATGAAAAAATTGATCCAAATTCAGGAATACCACTTTCCGGTGATTCATTTCTTTTAGTATTTAACGAAAAAGAGCTCTTTAGGAAGTTTGGTGACCAAATTATTGTTAACGGAGTACCTGACAAAAATGCAGATTATTCATCATCCTATGAAGTTAATTGTTTATTAGTAAACCTGAATTTAGGGTCTAAAGAAATCAAGAGACTTTTAGGGTATCCTAAAACAATGAAGGGAAATGCTTGGGGCGTTTTTCATGCAAATCTTTATTCTGATTTTATTGAATCTTCAAATAAATTTCTGCTAAGTTATGCAGCTGATGAATCCCTTTATTTGTCAGACTATAAAGATCAGTATTTGGAAAAATTTGCCGCTCATCCGAAAAACTTTAAAAGAATTGAACCTCTTCCCGGAGTAGCTAAGAATAATGATAGGGCTTATTTATCCCATTATAATGAACAATATATTTTTGGTTCAGTACTTTATGATGAGTACCGTGATTTGGTTTACCGTGTAGCCTTGGAGCCCAACCCTGACTATGGGGATGTTTTCGTGAAAGACCCATTGTACAAACCGAGAAACATGGTGGTGATGGCCTTTGACCCTGATCAGGATTATAAAAAAGTGGCCGAAATGCGCTTGGTTCAAAACGGAAAAGGAGTTTACCTTGACCGTTGTTTTGTGAATGAAAAGGGACTCAATATTACCTATGTGGATTTGGAAAATGAGGATAAGCTGTATTTTAAGACTTTTTTAGTGGAATGAGAAATACAATACTTTTCCTGCTTTTGAGTTTTACTTTTTCAAGCTGTGACAGAACTTCTGAAAAGGACAGTTATTATCTCTATCTTGAGGAGATTTTGGGAAAGTCTCCGGATGAATCTAAACAATATGTATTAGTTTCGGATTACAGCTGCTCTTCCTGTAAGGAGCAGGTTTATCGGGAGATAGAGGAAAAGGCCAATAATAAAGTATATATCATATTACAGCCCAGAAATAAATTGGTACTTCGGGAACGGTTTCAGGATGCAATTTTTGAGAACAGGCTTTTTATTGATACTTCAAGACTTAACCTTGAAATGAATCTCGTCATGGACAAAGCTATGGAGCTGGATTTTCAGGAAGGTAAATGGATACTTTTGGAGATGGAAGGGGAATTATAACCCTTTCTCCTGATTTTCTTCTGCTCAGTTCTGAACCCTTTCCCTTCAAACAAAAACATATCGATGAATTTGCCGCTCATTTACCGCAAACGCAGGTACAATTGGTGGATGGGGAAATGTTTTCCTGGTATGGGAGCAGGTTGAGGTATTTTAGGGAATATGTGGATGCAATGATCTTTTAGGGGGGATACAGAGCATGACTTTTTTTACTGTTCTATCATCAAAAGAATTTCGCTGGCGGATGGTCTCAAATAAGGATCATGAGCTAAGCACATTTCAATAAATTGTCCAAATGGTTCAGGAAATGCATCAAAATCAGGCCCTTTAATGTTTCCGGTTACAATATTGTTTTTGATCTCGCCAATGCTTGAGGTTCTCCGGTCACCAAATGGGTACTGTTTGGTGAATAGGATATAAAGCATGACACCAAGTGCCCATATATCCATTTTTGAGGATACTTTTTGGGTAAGATAAACTTCAGGGGCGAGGATTTCGGGTGTATAAAATCCCCCGTTCAATTCGATTCCGGAAGATTCCTTTTTTAAGGTCAATAAATCTCCGATTTTAAAGTCAATGCTTTCATTTTCTTTGTGCATCAGGATATTGGAGAGCTTTAAGTCGGAGTGCACGAGGTTTAATGAATGCAGGTAAGCCAGGCCTGATAGGGTTTGAGAAATAAGTTTATCCAAAAGTTCAAGGGATATTTTGTGCTTTTCTATGAAGTCATTGAGAGACCCCAGGTTGCACCAAGGAGATTGCAGGTAAGGGTTTCCAACTTCT
This Cecembia calidifontis DNA region includes the following protein-coding sequences:
- a CDS encoding protein kinase domain-containing protein; amino-acid sequence: MKKIVKKLISNDQLKAINKNIVGIISNFNHPNINPVISIHLNPEVGNPYLQSPWCNLGSLNDFIEKHKISLELLDKLISQTLSGLAYLHSLNLVHSDLKLSNILMHKENESIDFKIGDLLTLKKESSGIELNGGFYTPEILAPEVYLTQKVSSKMDIWALGVMLYILFTKQYPFGDRRTSSIGEIKNNIVTGNIKGPDFDAFPEPFGQFIEMCLAHDPYLRPSPSEILKMIE
- a CDS encoding DUF4221 family protein, with amino-acid sequence MKGVLVYALVLIPLVACNPSPGGVSSEGFQLKDGYEINLDSYTSPVEEFFQYVTDWKGREMIAFHVRKANTIKLYDLKTGDLAEELKYSENGPNALPNIYDFHIHDQDHIFLNKRYHYTLYLVDSDFNIKNEFYFLEDDEKIDPNSGIPLSGDSFLLVFNEKELFRKFGDQIIVNGVPDKNADYSSSYEVNCLLVNLNLGSKEIKRLLGYPKTMKGNAWGVFHANLYSDFIESSNKFLLSYAADESLYLSDYKDQYLEKFAAHPKNFKRIEPLPGVAKNNDRAYLSHYNEQYIFGSVLYDEYRDLVYRVALEPNPDYGDVFVKDPLYKPRNMVVMAFDPDQDYKKVAEMRLVQNGKGVYLDRCFVNEKGLNITYVDLENEDKLYFKTFLVE
- a CDS encoding protein kinase domain-containing protein — its product is MKKIVKKLISNDQLKAINKNIVGIISNFNHPNINPVISIHLNPEVGNPYLQSPWCNLGSLNDFIEKHKISLELLDKLISQTLSGLAYLHSLNLVHSDLKLSNILMHKENESIDFKIGDLLTLKKESSGIELNGGFYTPEILAPEVYLTQKVSSKMDIWALGVMLYILFTKQYPFGDRRTSSIGEIKNNIVTGNIKGPDFDAFPEPFGQFIEMCLAHDPYLRPSASEILLMIEQ